The Candidatus Nitrosotenuis cloacae genome contains a region encoding:
- a CDS encoding plastocyanin/azurin family copper-binding protein, giving the protein MIEHGTILVYRNDELVNNIPNEIRPAVITINAGSEIAIILTEEDDTGFFTSPIIMFTRNSENPSEYIFSVLPGAKINAYVIDENPEIGQLPANQVIVVDEDTGTQTFMNRRFNTSFPNCSNQGGDDDKDGLCDSWELGTELRVRGYMTNPIGEYVFACTSDNPCDDTQPDIFIAIDYMKGHRPNDLVIQQITDAFKNEGIRAHIQVDDADQVEILHKSCTTFPGSNFGASKGFDQIKAKFLGTNEEEAIFGGESNSNWLNYGWHQKRAVVHYVLFVHNICGSAGSSGSAEFWGNDAIISLGSFDGKIGNIDQQSGTLMHEIGHNLKLDHGGFESKNCKPLYLSVMNYAYQFEDLVENRALGYSKANIQLLDWAGVPTDLNEQSVYEVFDITGTQPPQQFTYGPIPPLPLPWTGNLDVDWDNDGVIRQDSITLTGLDNMKDLSGNIICQDTTSDILKGFIDSSIINLDSRGTSNYMDGRINGGTVEEDSACPSPRQINEARMNGMLSANDQQRVCAGGSGYTTTQKTLLKYELFLNELKKSPSGSNNQNSNINSTIKEFENALEEGKISTINTELQKIRGMYHVNSYVKSAVDSILKKPNPLLFKNDKEITVKNVLNMRLSRIDSLEQFIGNLQNDDFKNNNKNAAITHYQAEFNEIRESIINGDMRNAISKLIQVQDTYENFIEDADAKMKIYQGTKEILKSYSKSINDPTVVPNNPMSLPNGLNKVSMLAGSGSPGCELNDQCFAPNPIKISVDEDVTWLNYDVVVHTVTSGNPASGGSDGVFDSGLITTGKSYTYKFEETGKFSYFCTVHPWMTGIVVVE; this is encoded by the coding sequence GTGATTGAACACGGCACAATACTAGTCTATAGAAATGATGAATTGGTAAACAACATACCAAACGAAATACGTCCTGCAGTAATAACAATTAACGCAGGCTCTGAAATAGCAATAATTCTAACAGAAGAGGACGATACCGGTTTTTTTACAAGTCCAATCATCATGTTTACTAGAAACTCAGAAAATCCATCGGAGTATATTTTTTCAGTCCTGCCGGGTGCAAAAATTAATGCATATGTGATTGACGAAAATCCAGAAATAGGACAACTACCTGCGAATCAAGTCATAGTAGTTGATGAAGATACAGGAACTCAGACATTCATGAACCGACGTTTTAACACTAGTTTCCCTAACTGTTCCAATCAAGGCGGTGATGATGACAAAGATGGATTGTGCGATTCATGGGAACTAGGCACCGAATTAAGAGTCAGAGGATACATGACAAATCCCATAGGCGAGTACGTATTTGCCTGCACTTCAGACAATCCATGTGACGACACACAGCCAGACATTTTCATTGCGATCGACTACATGAAAGGCCATCGTCCAAACGATCTAGTCATACAGCAAATCACAGACGCATTCAAAAATGAGGGGATTAGGGCACACATACAAGTCGACGATGCGGATCAGGTAGAGATCCTACACAAATCATGCACCACATTTCCAGGCTCAAATTTTGGAGCATCAAAGGGATTTGATCAGATAAAAGCAAAATTCCTCGGCACTAATGAGGAGGAAGCCATATTTGGTGGAGAAAGTAACTCAAACTGGCTCAATTATGGTTGGCATCAGAAGCGAGCAGTGGTTCATTATGTGCTGTTTGTGCACAATATTTGTGGCTCTGCAGGGTCATCAGGATCAGCGGAATTTTGGGGCAATGATGCGATAATTTCACTAGGTAGTTTTGATGGCAAAATAGGCAATATCGACCAACAGTCAGGCACGCTCATGCATGAGATCGGACACAATCTGAAATTAGATCATGGTGGATTTGAAAGTAAAAATTGCAAGCCGCTGTATCTGAGCGTCATGAATTATGCGTATCAGTTTGAAGATTTGGTTGAGAATAGGGCGCTTGGATATTCAAAAGCTAACATCCAATTATTAGACTGGGCAGGAGTGCCGACAGATCTGAATGAGCAGAGTGTTTATGAGGTCTTTGACATTACTGGTACTCAGCCACCACAACAGTTCACATATGGACCAATACCACCTTTGCCATTACCATGGACTGGAAATTTAGATGTGGATTGGGATAACGACGGAGTGATTAGACAAGACAGCATTACTCTTACAGGTCTTGACAACATGAAGGATCTCTCAGGCAACATTATATGTCAGGATACTACAAGCGACATTCTAAAAGGATTCATAGATAGTTCGATAATCAACTTGGATAGTCGTGGCACATCCAACTACATGGATGGAAGGATCAATGGAGGCACTGTTGAAGAAGATAGCGCGTGCCCATCACCAAGGCAAATTAATGAAGCAAGAATGAATGGTATGCTCAGTGCAAACGACCAGCAGCGAGTATGCGCTGGAGGTTCCGGCTACACCACAACCCAAAAAACACTTCTAAAATACGAATTATTCCTAAACGAATTGAAAAAATCACCTAGTGGATCCAATAACCAAAATTCAAACATTAATTCAACAATTAAAGAGTTTGAAAATGCACTAGAGGAAGGAAAAATTAGCACCATAAATACAGAATTACAGAAGATTAGAGGCATGTATCATGTAAACAGCTATGTAAAATCAGCTGTAGATAGCATACTAAAAAAACCGAACCCATTATTGTTTAAAAATGATAAAGAAATTACTGTGAAAAATGTATTAAACATGAGACTATCCAGAATTGATTCGCTGGAACAGTTCATCGGCAATTTACAAAATGATGATTTTAAAAACAATAACAAAAATGCAGCAATTACGCACTATCAAGCAGAATTTAACGAGATTAGAGAGTCAATCATAAATGGCGACATGCGAAATGCGATCAGCAAACTAATACAGGTACAAGATACCTATGAGAATTTCATAGAAGATGCTGATGCCAAAATGAAAATTTATCAAGGTACTAAAGAAATCCTCAAGTCATATTCTAAATCAATAAACGACCCAACAGTAGTTCCAAATAACCCCATGAGCCTGCCAAATGGCCTCAACAAAGTATCAATGCTCGCAGGTTCAGGCTCCCCAGGATGTGAATTAAACGATCAGTGTTTTGCCCCAAATCCAATCAAAATATCGGTAGATGAGGATGTCACATGGCTCAACTACGACGTTGTGGTTCACACAGTAACTAGTGGCAACCCTGCGTCCGGGGGTTCAGACGGAGTGTTCGACAGCGGCCTAATCACGACTGGAAAATCATATACATACAAGTTTGAAGAAACTGGCAAGTTTTCATATTTTTGTACAGTTCACCCGTGGATGACAGGAATCGTGGTTGTAGAGTAG